The following are encoded in a window of Diorhabda sublineata isolate icDioSubl1.1 chromosome 3, icDioSubl1.1, whole genome shotgun sequence genomic DNA:
- the LOC130441467 gene encoding uncharacterized protein LOC130441467, translated as MNFLFQNPQNSFPKQHNSNFLLSPETPSKTTFNDNKPQVNENNNQISPNGPEKTLKELWSKHKIKMSKTKIESTNNLDNNIKMTWDVDVEKNICVNVINQEKKEELPPEIKEVVPKTEQNTKDEKEESPSHHARRPPNAFLIFCKKHRPIVRDRFPNLENRGVTKILGEWWALLNNTEKMPYNDLAREYKDAFLSANPDFRWYKLPAPPLRTLTTRPLTVPKPHPSISSPSNPYTITSTLSEFTPGKLADESQLGGLTSLMNNFTSIPKTETENNNNVLKIEDKLEQKIVSPVSNISVSTPPKPIKKRFTEYYESNICVRNILNDEEQVQDSLHQAMESVLPKRQSTSPDRNGLKDQRKPERMCKGKRYEMFMLEGKLLGNKRDTKLVHQKQPLKSDPPELVIIEKNEPPNLGNTIKRLAERTNIKIDFDSIDNVEPEIKRIRSISETSESGGKASPPNFNLDLRISNLPSLSYDEFLQRKRDSKKRKARSKSEGDLRRKMQKTNKETQLVGSKKRKNKQSITHLGNKTDTNLNNDLIGLATLAEVAANTEKINEKISE; from the exons ATGAactttctgtttcaaaatcCGCAAAACAGTTTTCCGAAACAACACAATAGTAATTTTCTGTTATCACCAGAAACACCTTCGAAAACCACCTTTAACGATAATAAGCCTCAGGTGaacgaaaataataatcaaataagTCCTAATGGTCCGGAGAAAACATTAAAAGAGCTTTGGTCAAAGCATAAGATAAAAATGAGCAAAACCAAAATAGAATCGACTAATAATCTCGACAACAATATAAAGATGACTTGGGACGTGGacgtggaaaaaaatatttgcgtAAATGTTATAAACCAAGAGAAGAAGGAAGAGTTACCTCCAGAAATAAAAGAAGTGGTTCCAAAAACCGAGCAAAATACCaaagatgaaaaagaagaatctCCTTCGCATCACGCAAGAAGACCGCCCAATgcctttttgatattttgtaaaaaacacaGACCTATAGTTAGAGATAGATTCCCCAATCTAGAGAATAGAGgagttacaaaaattttaggAGAATGGTGGGCCCTACTGAATAATACTGAAAAAATGCCATATAATGACTTAGCAAGAGAG tacaaAGACGCCTTCCTATCAGCCAATCCAGATTTTAGGTGGTACAAGTTACCAGCTCCTCCACTACGCACTCTAACTACTCGTCCTTTGACTGTTCCCAAACCGCATCCATCCATATCTAGTCCTTCCAATCCTTATACTATAACCTCAACTCTATCAGAATTTACTCCTGGAAAATTGGCCGATGAATCTCAACTTGGTGGTCTGACATCGCTCATGAACAACTTCACATCAATACCAAAGacagaaacagaaaataataataatgtactGAAGATTGAAGATAAATTAGAACAAAAGATTGTCAGTCCAGTTAGTAATATTTCAGTAAGCACTCCTCCCAAACCGATCAAGAAGAGATTTACCGAGTATTACGAGAGTAATATTTGTgtcagaaatattttgaatgacgAAGAACAGGTCCAAGATTCCTTGCATCAG gcAATGGAATCTGTTTTACCGAAACGTCAGAGCACCTCCCCGGACAGGAACGGTCTAAAAGACCAAAGAAAACCAGAAAGAATGTGCAAAGGTAAACGCTACGAGATGTTCATGCTCGAAGGTAAACTATTGGGCAACAAAAGAGATACCAAACTCGTCCACCAAAAGCAACCACTGAAATCAGATCCACCAGAACTtgttattatcgaaaaaaacgaACCTCCGAATTTAGGCAACACCATCAAAAGGCTTGCAGAACGTACCaacataaaaatagattttgataGTATAGATAACGTAGAACCAGAGATCAAAAGAATACGCAGCATATCCGAGACTTCAGAAAGCGGAGGAAAAGCTTCACCTCctaattttaatttagatttAAGGATATCAAATCTTCCAAGTTTAAGTTATGACGAATTTTTACAAAGGAAACGCGATAGTAAGAAAAGGAAAGCACGTAGTAAATCCGAG GGCGATCTTCGTAGAAAAATGCAGAAAACTAATAAGGAAACGCAACTAGTTGGGTCCAAAAAACGGAAAAACAAACAAAGCATCACTCATCTCGGCAACAAAACGGATACTAATTTAAATAACGATCTTATCGGTTTAGCAACATTGGCCGAAGTCGCAGCCAATACCGAAAAGATCAACGAAAAAATCTCAGAATAA